One window of the Cydia splendana chromosome 18, ilCydSple1.2, whole genome shotgun sequence genome contains the following:
- the LOC134799256 gene encoding uncharacterized protein LOC134799256 has protein sequence MDLDDAITITPLEIDGRRWYVMIGWLENSFKLNLYHSDVVWKGKFSYNRLATFSKKFNMTEEEYYSSIKRCLSERRKDYYYELKDGFFYWKQKVPNGLKQNKRDVMIIRGFMPVELHTSSNNTRPDLIEVLLTLNKQLKYKVNKLKTEYNTVKSDYETCLKDTQEFFNLKIEMEKALCSKFLNTIRVKKSDVDSFKTSNAVCADTKLFINRLSKIHSQKIKD, from the coding sequence ATGGATTTAGATGATGCTATTACTATAACACCATTAGAAATCGATGGTAGACGATGGTATGTGATGATCGGTTGGCTTGAAAATTCATTCAAACTAAATCTATATCATTCAGATGTTGTATGGAAAGGCAAATTTTCCTACAACAGACTAGCGACCTTCAGTAAAAAATTTAACATGACCGAGGAGGAATATTATTCCAGCATAAAACGATGTTTATCTGAAAGGAGAAAAGATTACTACTATGAACTTAAGGACGGGTTTTTCTATTGGAAACAAAAAGTTCCAAACggattaaaacaaaataaacgaGATGTGATGATAATTCGAGGATTCATGCCAGTTGAATTGCATACCTCTTCAAACAATACTCGTCCAGATTTGATAGAAGTTCTTTTGACTTTAAATAAGCAACtaaaatataaagtaaataaactCAAAACTGAGTATAACACAGTTAAATCAGACTATGAAACGTGCTTAAAAGACACTCAAgaatttttcaatttaaaaattgagATGGAGAAAGCActttgtagtaaatttttaaacacaattcgTGTTAAAAAATCTGATGTGGATTCATTCAAGACTTCGAATGCAGTGTGCGCTGACAccaaactatttattaatcgttTGAGTAAGATTCATTCACAAAAAATTAAGGATTGA